Below is a window of Streptomyces sp. NBC_01429 DNA.
AGTCCCGGACATGGCGTTTTCCCGTTGGAAGGTGTCGGTAATGCCTCTGGGAGGCAGGGTGGCGGCCGGTTAGCGTCGTGAGCGAACCCGGCGCCGACCGGGCCGGCCGTACCTGGAGGCCCCTTCCCATGCACGCCCAGATCGTCCTGTTCGACGGTTTCGACCCGCTCGACGTCATCGCGCCGTACGAAGTGCTGTACGCGGGAGGTACCGCCTCCGGCGGCCTGGTGAGCGTGGAGCTCGTCTCCGCCGAAGGGCCGCGCGAGGTGGTCAGTGGCACCGGGGGTCTGGCGCTGCGCGCCACGGCCGCCCTCGAACCCGCACGAGGGGGCCTGGTCCTGGTACCCGGGGCCTCGGGACGCGTCGGAGAGCCCGGCGAGGTCCCCGACCACGACGCCGGTGCGGGGGAGCCGCAACAGGACGAATTCATCCCCGTGCTGCTGGGCCGCACTCTGACCACCGAGCTTCCCGCACTGCTGAAGGCGGCGATGGACAGCCCCGACGTGACCGTCGGCGCGGTGTGCGGCGGTTCGCTCGTCCTGGCCATGGCCGGCCTGCTGGAAGGCCGCCACGCCACCACCCACCACAGGGGACTGGACATGCTCGACGCCACCGGCGCCCACGCCGTGCGTGCCCGCGTCGTCGACGACGGGGACCTCGTCACCGGCGCCGGTGTCACCTCCGGGCTCGACCTGGGTCTGTACCTCCTGGAGCGCGAGGCCGGCCCACGGATCGCCCACGCCGTCGAGGAACTCTTCGCCCACGAGCGCCGCGGCACCGTCTGGCGCGACGAGGGCCCGGCACCCGTCGCCCTCTGACCACACCGTCCTCGCCCGCACACCTGTAGCGCGCACCACACCCGTGAGGAAGAACGAACATGCCCGTCGAAGGCACCTGGGACCTGTCCATCTCCACGCCCATCGGCAGGATCAAGGCCGCGGTCGAACTCCTCCGCACCGAGGGCGCCCTGACCGGGTTGGCCCGCGGCGCGGGAGAGGAAGTGCCGCTCAACGGCCTTGTCCTGGAAGGCGACCGGCTCACCTGGAAGCAGGCCATCACCAAACCCGTGCGCCTGAACCTGGCCTTCGACGTGACGGTCGACGGCGACACCCTGGCCGGCACCTCCAAGGCCGGACGCCTGCCCGCGTCCAAGGTCACCGGCCGACGCCGTACCGTCCGGACGGCCACGGAACACTGACCATGACGAAACTCCTTCTCTCCCTGCACGTCCTGGCCGCAGTCCTGGCCATCGGTCCGGTGACCGCCGCCGCGAGCATGTTCCCCAAAGCCCTGCGCCGCGCCCACAGCGACCCCGGCGGCGGCGAGGCCCTCACGACCCTGCGGACGCTGCACCGTATCTGCCGCGTCTACGCGGCCATCGGCCTCGCGGTACCCGTCTTCGGATTCGCCACGGCCGGCAGCCTCGGCGTCCTCGGCAGCCCATGGCTGATCACCTCGATCATCCTGACCGCCGCGGCCGCCGCCCTGCTGGCCCTGCGGATTCTCCCCACCCAGGACGCGGCCCTCACCGACGCACAAGCCTCCGGCTCCGGTCTTGGTTCCGACTCCGGCCCTGCCACCGGCTCCGGCCCTGCGGCGGCCGCCCGCCTGGCCATGCTCACCGGCGTCTTCAACCTGCTGTGGGCCACGGTCACCGTCCTGATGATCATCCGTCCCGGCTCCACCACAGGAGCATGACCGTGTCCCTCCGCCCCCTGCGCATCGCCGCACACACCGAACTCGTCTCACTGATCATCATGCTCACCAACCTCGCCACCGCCCACCTCGGACCCGTCTCCTCCCTGATGGGACCCACCCACGGCTGCGCCTACCTGTTCGTCGTCATCGCCACCTGGCGCCTCAAGCCGGCCACGGCCGCCACCAAAGCCGTCGCGGTCATTCCCGGCATCGGCGGTCTTCTGGCACTGCGCGGGCTCCGCCGGCCCACGGCCCCTTCGGTGAACAACGCGGGGATGCCGATCGGACCCGGACGGCATGGCGGCCGACCGGACTGAGATCGGCCGGCCCGCTGACCGTACGAGCCCGGACGCGCCCGCGTACGGCGCGGGTGACGACCCTGCCCCGCCGACCAACTGCCCGGGTGACACCTGGGCGCCGCGCGAATTCACGCGCGCGGCAGCGAGGCAGGGTAGGCAGAGGAGGCAGAGGCACCTCTCAGCAGTCCTCGCGTCCCAGGTCGACCGGACGCCGGCCCTCTCAGGCGTGTGCGCCGGCCTCGTACGTCCCGTACTGAGGCCGCCCGGTCGGCTCGTACACCTGGGCCACGACTCCGCTCGGTGTCGTCTCGCTGCTCAGCAGGCGCAGCCCGGCCTGAACGCCGTTGTCCGGGAAGAGCCGCCGGCCACTGCCCACCACCACTGGCGCGACCATCAGCCGCACCTCGTCGATCAGGCCGTCGGCCAGCAGGGACGCGCCGAGGCGGGCACTGCCGTGGATCTGCAGCTCCCCTCCGGGCTGCCGCTTCAACTCCGCGACCCGAGCCGGTACATCCTCGGAGAGGATCGTGGTCGGCTCCCAGGCGGCCTCGGTCAGGCTGCGTGAGGCCACGTACTTCGGCAGACCGTTGAGCTTGCTGGCGATCGGGTCGTCCGGGTCGTTCATCTTCGGCCAGTCCCGCGCGAAGTTGTCATAGGTACGGCGACCGAACAGGAACGCGTCCACCCCACCGATCCAGCCCGTGACGATCCGCATGAACGCGTCGTCGAGGTGCGGGACCAGCCAGCCGCCCCGGGTGAACCCGTCGCTGGTGTCCTCCTGCGGGGATCCGGGACCCTGCGCCACCCCGTCCAGCGACAGGAACTCCTGTAGAACCAACTTCACAGCGCACTGCCTTTCCTCGGCCCCGAGCCGCCTGTCGGCCCGGCCCAGTGGAGACCGCCCGATCCACGAAAACTCATCGGTCGGAGTCGCCCGCACCCGAGCCCATCGGTCCGGCTGTCGCCCGGGGCCGCGTGGCGCGGCTATTCACCGCTCGGCACGAGTCGACTGTCTTTCCGTGAGAACGGCCCCGATGCGCAGGCACCAGTCCCGGTGCTCCTGCTCGAAGGCCAGGCCGCGCAGACAGGTCAGGTACGGCCCGATCCGCTCGCCCCGGCGCAGGAACTCCTCCTCGTCCCTGTCGCCGCGCAGCCGTATCAGAAGCTTGCCGAGAAGCTCGATCTTGGCTTCGGCCGCGGCCGCTCGCTCTTCGAGCTGTTCGATCACCGGTGCGGTGCCGATGCGGTCGGCGGCCTGGACTTTGACCAGCAGATCGTCGCGGATGAACGAGGGCTTCGATACGGCGGCGGCGAACTTCTCCAGCTCGGCGCGACCGGCGTCGGTGACCTGGAACAGACGTTTGTTGGGCCGGGTCTCCTGGACCACCTGCCGACCCGCGACCAGTCCTTCTTTCTCCAGCTTGGTCAGCTCGGCGTACAGCTGCTGGGGCAGGGCGTGCCAGAAGTTCGCGACGCCGACGTCGAACGCCTTCGCCAGCTGGTATCCGCTGTACTCGCCGTCCAGGAGCGCCGCCAGCACGGCATGTCGCAAGGCCATCGAAGCAACCCCTTCCCTTTCCTCGTCCGCCCCTGCATCATACTCAAGAAAATGATTAGTCACATTCTTGAGTATGAGGAGGGGTTATGGAGACCGCCGAGCGCTTCCGTGCCGCAGTGGAGAAGGGCGAACTCGCCGCACTGGAGGACCTGTTCACCGAGGACATCCGCCTCTACAGCCCGGTGAAGTTCACCCCCTTCGAGGGCAGGCCCATGGTGCTGGGACTCTTCGGTGTCCTGCTGCGCACCTTCGAGGACTTCCGCTACATCGGACACTTCGAGGGCACGGCCGAGACCAGTGCCGACGGCGAAGACGCTTCGTCGGCGATCCTGCTCTTCCGGGCCACCGTGCAGGGGAAGGAGATCCACGGCATGGACCTGCTCCAGTTCGACGAGACGGGCAGGGTCAAGGAGTTCACCGTGATGGTTCGCCCCCTGTCCGCCGTTCAGGCCCTGGGGCAAGCCGTACTCGCGGGACTGGTCGCCGACGGCCTCGCCCCCGAGCCCGCCGACCGGTAGAGGACCATGGGAAGGGATCGCTCGGAAGCGGGTCCGCCGCGATCTGTTCCCCCGGCGATGAGGAAGGAACGGGCCAATGCGGTACACGACAACGCCTGACGGGATCCGCATCGCCTACCAGGTCCAGGGCGAGGGGCCAACGCTCGTTCTGCTGGCGGGCCAGGCGAACAATCACCACTGGTGGGACGGCATCCGTGACGACTTCCACGTCGCCCACAGCACGGTCACGCTCGACTACCGCGGTACGGGAAAGAGCGACAAGCCCGACAGGCCCTACAGCACCGAAGCCTTCGCGCGAGACGTGATCGCGGTGCTGGACGAACTCGGCGTCGACCGGGCCGACGTGTACGGCACCTCCATGGGCGGACGCGTGGCCCAGCACCTCGCGGCCCGCCGGCCGCACCGGGTGCGCGCCCTGGTGCTCGGCTGCACGTCGCCCGGCGGCCCGCACGCCGTCGAACGCGACAACAACGTGCGCCGATCGCTGGCACAGCCTCAACCGGGTGCGGCACGACAGGCCCTGCTCGAACTGATGTACACGCCGGCCTGGCTGGCGACCCACCCGGGCCCGTACCAGACACTCGGTGACCCGGACATGCCCGCCCACGCCCGGCGCCGCCACCTGGCTGCCAGTAACCAGCACGACGCGTGGGACCTGCTGCCCGGCATCAGCGCGCCCACCCTGGTCGTGCACGGCGGCGACGACCTGCTCAACCCCGCCGCCAACGCTCCCTTGCTCGCGAACCGCATTCCCGGTGCCCGGCTTCACTCGATCCCCGGGGCGCGGCACGCCTATTTCGAGGAGTTCCGCGCCGTCGCGAGCCCGCTCGTCCTGGACTTCCTCACCACGGTGCCGCACGGGTCACCTGGCCCGTGAAGCCCGCAACCTTACCCGGGCGGAGGGCGCGGCCTTCGCCCTCTGCTCCGCGGCCGACGCCGGAGCGGCGGCCGTCGCCCCGTCCGCCCAGGTCTTCCGGGCTCAGAACGTCCCGCGGGGCCGGTCCGTCGCGCTCGAGGCGAGCGGCCCCGGCACGACGACGGTGATCGTCACCGAGTACTGGGCCGGCGGCGACCCGACGCGGGTCCGGTACTCCCTCCCCGCTCGCGGAGGCGAAATCACCGACAATTAGGAGACGGGCGCACTCCGAGGGAAAATCCCTCCGAGGTACCCGGATGAAGGGCACTTGACGTGCAAGGATTGAGTCACAGGTACCCCGGTATTAGCCTAAGTCCCATGCCAGCACTCAACGTAGATTTTTCCGACGCGGAACTCGAAGAGCTCAGGGCGATCGCCCAGGAGCGGGGCATGCCGATGAAGGCATTCGTGCGGGCCTCGACGGGAGACGCCATCGCCCATCACCGGGCCCTGCGGAGTGGCGCCGAGGTGTTCAGGAGCGTCTTCGCCGACCCTGCGCTGGCCGACGCCATCTCCGCGGCGGGCATCGAGGACGGTCCGGCCCCCAGCAAGGCGCGCAGGGCTGCCTGAGCCATGCCGCCTCAGATTCATGTCGATGTGCGCTGGCTGCTCCAGCAGCACGAGACAGCGCTACCCGAGCAGCCCCTCGTCACCGATTTCTCCGCGCTGGTGGCCGCAGTCGCCCGCCACCGCGTCGACCCGCCCCGGCTGGGCATCGACTCGGACGCTTCCTGGCGTGCCGCCGCCCTGCTGCACACCCTGCTGACGCTGCGGCCTCTGCCCGCCCTGAACGTCCGCTACGCGTGTGCGATCACTCTCGCGTACATGCACGCCAGCGGTGAGGGGATCGACGCCCCCTACGGCGAACTCGTTGAACTCTGCAAAGACCTGCTCGCCGTCGAAGAGGATGTTTTCGGCGCCGCCGACAAGATCCGCTCCTGGCGCGTCTGACCTCCGCACGACGCCGGTCCACAGTCTCGGGTGGTCGGTACCGGGCGCCGCACCAGCAGGGCCCGTCCGGGAGAGGTCCCGCCCCTCCCGGACGGAGCCCCGCTACGCGATCACGGCGGGAGCGGGCCGTGGAGGCCCGATGCGCTCCGGTGCGGGCCGCTCCCGTGCGGGCTCCGTCCACGGACCAGCGGCAGGAAGACCTCGTCGACGATCTCGGTGAGGACGGCTTCCGGCACAGCCGGGACGCCGAGCGTCACGTACTCGTTGCGCAGCAGCGCCATGGGCGCGTACGCGACTCGGGGGTGCAGCGCCTCGGGCGCCGCCTCGCCGCGGGCCACCGCCCGGCCGAGCAGGGTCAGCCATGCCGCCTCGTGCGTACCGTCCGCCGCCGGGTCGCGCAGCCTGGCCAGGAGCTCCGGAGTGCCGCTGGCCGCCGCGATCAGGCCGCGCAGGATCTCCCCGTACGGCGATGACCAGGTACTGTTCGCGCGCCGCAGCATCTCCAGGGTGTCGCCGCGCAGCGAGCCGGTGTCCGGCAGGACGGTCTCCGCCGCGGCAAGTCGACGGTACGCCGCTACGCCGAGGGCGACGCGATTCGGCCAGCGGCGGTAAAGCGCGTTCTTGTTCGTCCCGGCCCGCCGGGCCACCTCGTCCATCGTCAGGCCGGGGACACCGGACTCCTTCAGCACCTCGGCAGCCGCTCGCAGGATGGCCTCCTCCAGAGCGGCCCCGCGCCGCCGCGTCGCCGCGGCCTGTCGCGGTTCCTTCCCGGCTCCTGCCACCGGTTGTCCCCTCTCGCCCCGCACAGCTGGATCTACGGTACGCATCGTACTTTCCGGCATTCCGCGAGCTCTGCTCCAGGGCGTGCGCAAGGTACGGTGAGTACCTAATAAGGTACGTCCAGTACCGTAGAGCGTGAGGAGAGTATTCGCCGTGCGCACCTTCGGCATGACCTACGACACCGGCTTCACCACCGCGGGAACCACCACCCGTGAACCCTTCGACCCCGCCGTCGTCCGCCGCGAGATGCGGATCATCCGCGACGAGCTGCACTGCGACGCCGTTCGCGTCACCGGCGGCGACCGCGACTTCGACAAAGCGTCCTTCGGCGTTGTCAAGGTCCTCGACGGCGGCCGCACCGGTACCGCGTAACCGGACCTGCCGTGGGAGCCCAAGGCCGCCTTCCACGTGCTCGCTGAGTACGGCCGGAGCAGGTCCCGCGCGAACTCCGGCCCGGCATCCGCTTCCGCTCCCGCCTCCGGCTGACGCTCAGGCAGTGAATCCCGCGTGGACATGGTCGTGGTGGGTGGCGTCGGTGAAGAACTGGCCCCCAGTACCGCCGGAGATCCGGACCGGGCCGCCCACGTTGTACGAACCGGCCGCCGCCGCGTCGCGCATGAAGGTCTCCACGAGCCGGCGCGAGGTGGACGGGTCCACGACGGGATGGCCGTCGATCTGCCAGACGTCGAAGGCCCGGCCGCGCGGATGGTCGCTGGGCCGGTCGGTGCCGAAGACGTTCAGCGGGTGGCCGGAGCGGATCACGCTCACGTACATCCGGTACGTACCCGCCAGTTGGAGCAGCGCGCGCAGAACGCTCTCGTGGATGTGCCCGCTGCGGACATCGGCGGCCGCCGCGGGAGGCAGTGTGATCCGGGGCTCCGCCAACACCGAGCGAGCGGCGGCGGGCAGCGACGGTACGGCGCCGCCCGGCCTGGC
It encodes the following:
- a CDS encoding nuclear transport factor 2 family protein, coding for METAERFRAAVEKGELAALEDLFTEDIRLYSPVKFTPFEGRPMVLGLFGVLLRTFEDFRYIGHFEGTAETSADGEDASSAILLFRATVQGKEIHGMDLLQFDETGRVKEFTVMVRPLSAVQALGQAVLAGLVADGLAPEPADR
- a CDS encoding PadR family transcriptional regulator produces the protein MALRHAVLAALLDGEYSGYQLAKAFDVGVANFWHALPQQLYAELTKLEKEGLVAGRQVVQETRPNKRLFQVTDAGRAELEKFAAAVSKPSFIRDDLLVKVQAADRIGTAPVIEQLEERAAAAEAKIELLGKLLIRLRGDRDEEEFLRRGERIGPYLTCLRGLAFEQEHRDWCLRIGAVLTERQSTRAER
- a CDS encoding toxin Doc, translated to MPPQIHVDVRWLLQQHETALPEQPLVTDFSALVAAVARHRVDPPRLGIDSDASWRAAALLHTLLTLRPLPALNVRYACAITLAYMHASGEGIDAPYGELVELCKDLLAVEEDVFGAADKIRSWRV
- a CDS encoding TetR/AcrR family transcriptional regulator, translated to MAGAGKEPRQAAATRRRGAALEEAILRAAAEVLKESGVPGLTMDEVARRAGTNKNALYRRWPNRVALGVAAYRRLAAAETVLPDTGSLRGDTLEMLRRANSTWSSPYGEILRGLIAAASGTPELLARLRDPAADGTHEAAWLTLLGRAVARGEAAPEALHPRVAYAPMALLRNEYVTLGVPAVPEAVLTEIVDEVFLPLVRGRSPHGSGPHRSASGLHGPLPP
- a CDS encoding alpha/beta fold hydrolase encodes the protein MRYTTTPDGIRIAYQVQGEGPTLVLLAGQANNHHWWDGIRDDFHVAHSTVTLDYRGTGKSDKPDRPYSTEAFARDVIAVLDELGVDRADVYGTSMGGRVAQHLAARRPHRVRALVLGCTSPGGPHAVERDNNVRRSLAQPQPGAARQALLELMYTPAWLATHPGPYQTLGDPDMPAHARRRHLAASNQHDAWDLLPGISAPTLVVHGGDDLLNPAANAPLLANRIPGARLHSIPGARHAYFEEFRAVASPLVLDFLTTVPHGSPGP
- a CDS encoding dihydrofolate reductase family protein, whose protein sequence is MKLVLQEFLSLDGVAQGPGSPQEDTSDGFTRGGWLVPHLDDAFMRIVTGWIGGVDAFLFGRRTYDNFARDWPKMNDPDDPIASKLNGLPKYVASRSLTEAAWEPTTILSEDVPARVAELKRQPGGELQIHGSARLGASLLADGLIDEVRLMVAPVVVGSGRRLFPDNGVQAGLRLLSSETTPSGVVAQVYEPTGRPQYGTYEAGAHA
- a CDS encoding DJ-1/PfpI family protein gives rise to the protein MHAQIVLFDGFDPLDVIAPYEVLYAGGTASGGLVSVELVSAEGPREVVSGTGGLALRATAALEPARGGLVLVPGASGRVGEPGEVPDHDAGAGEPQQDEFIPVLLGRTLTTELPALLKAAMDSPDVTVGAVCGGSLVLAMAGLLEGRHATTHHRGLDMLDATGAHAVRARVVDDGDLVTGAGVTSGLDLGLYLLEREAGPRIAHAVEELFAHERRGTVWRDEGPAPVAL